In one Oryza glaberrima chromosome 2, OglaRS2, whole genome shotgun sequence genomic region, the following are encoded:
- the LOC127761691 gene encoding protein ENHANCED DISEASE RESISTANCE 2-like isoform X1: MMLSSSASRREAGGGGAASSTKSGELSLSKVASVAIRESSGSGSGGISKSSELLPRAGTMAAAAAVHHEGWMVRYGRRKIGRSFFHTRYFVLDSRLLAYYKKKPKDNMVPLKSLLIDGNCRVEDRGLKTHHGQMVYVLCVYNKKEKEHQITMGAYDIEDALAWKKNIELIIDQQQENMTSKNRKAFASMDFDTELGGQFIFSDHDSAAEDEEERPMLIRRTTIGNGPPESIHDWTKEHDIGPPNQIDPIQVSSKKNWRLLRCQNGLRIFEELLEFDYLARSCSRAMRAVGVVEATCEAIFGLVMSMDVTRYEWDCSFRYGSLVEEVDGHTAILYHKLQLHWCPMLVWPRDLCYVRYWRRNDDGSYVVLFRSTEHPNCGRQKGYVRAFIESGGFKISPLKCRNGRPRTQVQHLMQIDLRGWLLNYSPSFQYHSLLQIQNCVAGLREYFSQTDETHITPRIPVMENMVDTSAVQKDDKKSTEEVDSKTKTPDRGQADSKNMGIIDEETDEDEDYQVPEANIEEDPNKDAKRADEPPEKIDLSCFSGILRCDADEKSRNCWTVPDSKLFKVRSKNFPHDKSKIPAASYLMELAAIDWFKDSKRMDNVGRQKGCVAQVAAEKGMHTFVANIQIPGSTHYSLVMYFVTKSLKKGSLLQRFFDGDDEFRNSRLKLIPSVPKGSWIVRQSVGSTPCLLGKAVDCSYVRGAGYLEVDVDIGSSAVANGVLGLVFGVVTTLVVDMAFLIQANTYEELPEQVIGAARLAHVEPAAAIVPQDLTPPPPALADDDNAAASSSEDDHLSKKTN, translated from the exons atgatgctGAGCTCGTCGGCATCGAggcgggaggccggcggcggcggcgccgcctccagcaCCAAGAGCGGCGAGCTGTCCCTGTCCAAGGTGGCCAGCGTGGCCATACGGGAGTCGTCGGGCTCGGGCTCGGGCGGGATTTCCAAGAGCAGCGAATTGCTGCCGAGGGCAGgaaccatggcggcggcggcggcggtacaCCACGAAGGATGGATGGTGCGCTACGGCCGCAGGAAGATCGGCAGGTCCTTCTTCCACACCCGCTACTTCGTCCTCGACAGCAGGCTCCTCGCCTACTACAAGAAGAAACCCAAAGACAACATG GTGCCACTAAAATCGCTGCTGATAGACGGGAATTGCAGGGTGGAGGATAGAGGACTCAAAACACATCATGGACAA ATGGTCTATGTCCTGTGCGTTTAtaataagaaagaaaaggagcatCAGATCACG ATGGGCGCGTATGATATTGAGGATGCTCTGGCCTGGAAAAAGAATATAGAACTCATTATCGATCAG CAGCAAGAAAATATGACCTCCAAAAACCGCAAGGCCTTTGCTTCAATGGACTTTGATACGGAACTAGGAGGGCAGTTTATATTCTCAGACCATGACAGCGC AGCTGAAGATGAAGAGGAACGACCTATGTTGATTCGCAGGACAACTATAGGGAATG GTCCCCCTGAATCAATACATGACTGGACCAAAGAGCATGATATCGGTCCACCCAATCAGATTGACCCCATTCAAGTTAGCTCCAAGAAGAATTGGCGCCTACTTAGATGCCAAAATG GACTACGCATCTTTGAAGAACTTCTGGAATTCGATTATCTT GCAAGAAGCTGTAGCAGAGCTATGCGAGCTGTTGGTGTTGTGGAAGCCACATGCGAAGCCATTTTTGGGCTGGTGATGAGCATGGATGTAACAAGATATGA GTGGGACTGCAGCTTTCGCTATGGTAGTTTAGTTGAAGAGGTTGACGGCCACACCGCTATACTGTATCATAAGTTGCAGTTGCACTGGTGCCCAAT GTTAGTATGGCCTCGAGACCTATGTTATGTTCGCTATTGGCGGCGTAATGACGATGGAAGTTACG TTGTGCTGTTTCGATCTACAGAGCATCCAAACTGTGGACGTCAAAAAGGATATGTGAGGGCTTTTATTGAAA GTGGAGGTTTCAAGATTTCTCCTCTCAAGTGTCGCAACGGAAGACCCCGCACTCAAGTTCAACACCTAATGCAGATTGATCTCAGGGGATGGCTCCTCAACTACTCTCCTTCCTTTCAGTATCATTCTTTGCTGCAGATACAAAACTGTGTAGCCG GCCTACGAGAATACTTCTCCCAAACAGACGAAACACATATAACTCCAAGGATTCCTGTGATGGAAAACATGGTTGACACATCTGCAGTACAGAAAGATGACAAGAAGAGTACCGAAGAAGTAGACTCCAAGACTAAAACACCAGATCGAGGACAAGCGGACAGTAAAAACATGGGAATCATTGATGAAGAAACAGACGAGGATGAGGACTATCAGGTTCCTGAAGCTAACATAGAG GAAGATCCTAACAAAGATGCTAAGCGTGCAG ACGAACCACCAGAAAAGATTGATCTATCATGCTTTTCGGGCATTCTTCGTTGCGATGCGGATGAGAAAAGCCGAAACTGTTGGACAGTACCTGACAGCAAGCTGTTTAAAGTCCGTAGCAAGAACTTCCCGCATGATAAATCAAAG ATACCTGCAGCGAGTTACCTGATGGAGCTTGCGGCCATTGACTGGTTTAAGGACAGCAAGCGTATGGATAACGTAGGCAGGCAGAAAGGCTGTGTAGCccag GTAGCTGCTGAGAAAGGGATGCATACATTTGTTGCCAACATACAG ATCCCTGGATCAACTCATTACAGCTTGGTGATGTACTTCGTGACAAAGTCGCTGAAGAAGGGATCACTGCTGCAGCGATTCTTCGATGGGGATGATGAGTTCCGCAATAGCAGGCTGAAGCTGATACCCTCTGTACCCAAG GGATCATGGATAGTGCGGCAGAGTGTAGGGAGCACGCCGTGCTTGCTGGGGAAGGCGGTGGATTGCAGCTACGTGCGTGGAGCCGGATACCTGGAGGTGGACGTCGACATTgggtcgtcggcggtggccaaCGGGGTGCTGGGTTTGGTGTTTGGTGTGGTGACGACGCTGGTGGTGGATATGGCGTTCCTAATACAGGCCAACACCTACGAGGAGCTCCCCGAGCAGGTCATCGGCGCCGCCCGTCTCGCTCACGTCGAACCCGCCGCCGCTATCGTCCCCCAGGACCTTACTCCCCCTCCTCCTGCCCTTGCCGACGACGACAACGCCGCTGCTTCTTCCTCCGAGGATGATCATTTGTCCAAGAAAACCAACTAA
- the LOC127761691 gene encoding protein ENHANCED DISEASE RESISTANCE 2-like isoform X2 — protein MMLSSSASRREAGGGGAASSTKSGELSLSKVASVAIRESSGSGSGGISKSSELLPRAGTMAAAAAVHHEGWMVRYGRRKIGRSFFHTRYFVLDSRLLAYYKKKPKDNMVPLKSLLIDGNCRVEDRGLKTHHGQMVYVLCVYNKKEKEHQITMGAYDIEDALAWKKNIELIIDQQENMTSKNRKAFASMDFDTELGGQFIFSDHDSAAEDEEERPMLIRRTTIGNGPPESIHDWTKEHDIGPPNQIDPIQVSSKKNWRLLRCQNGLRIFEELLEFDYLARSCSRAMRAVGVVEATCEAIFGLVMSMDVTRYEWDCSFRYGSLVEEVDGHTAILYHKLQLHWCPMLVWPRDLCYVRYWRRNDDGSYVVLFRSTEHPNCGRQKGYVRAFIESGGFKISPLKCRNGRPRTQVQHLMQIDLRGWLLNYSPSFQYHSLLQIQNCVAGLREYFSQTDETHITPRIPVMENMVDTSAVQKDDKKSTEEVDSKTKTPDRGQADSKNMGIIDEETDEDEDYQVPEANIEEDPNKDAKRADEPPEKIDLSCFSGILRCDADEKSRNCWTVPDSKLFKVRSKNFPHDKSKIPAASYLMELAAIDWFKDSKRMDNVGRQKGCVAQVAAEKGMHTFVANIQIPGSTHYSLVMYFVTKSLKKGSLLQRFFDGDDEFRNSRLKLIPSVPKGSWIVRQSVGSTPCLLGKAVDCSYVRGAGYLEVDVDIGSSAVANGVLGLVFGVVTTLVVDMAFLIQANTYEELPEQVIGAARLAHVEPAAAIVPQDLTPPPPALADDDNAAASSSEDDHLSKKTN, from the exons atgatgctGAGCTCGTCGGCATCGAggcgggaggccggcggcggcggcgccgcctccagcaCCAAGAGCGGCGAGCTGTCCCTGTCCAAGGTGGCCAGCGTGGCCATACGGGAGTCGTCGGGCTCGGGCTCGGGCGGGATTTCCAAGAGCAGCGAATTGCTGCCGAGGGCAGgaaccatggcggcggcggcggcggtacaCCACGAAGGATGGATGGTGCGCTACGGCCGCAGGAAGATCGGCAGGTCCTTCTTCCACACCCGCTACTTCGTCCTCGACAGCAGGCTCCTCGCCTACTACAAGAAGAAACCCAAAGACAACATG GTGCCACTAAAATCGCTGCTGATAGACGGGAATTGCAGGGTGGAGGATAGAGGACTCAAAACACATCATGGACAA ATGGTCTATGTCCTGTGCGTTTAtaataagaaagaaaaggagcatCAGATCACG ATGGGCGCGTATGATATTGAGGATGCTCTGGCCTGGAAAAAGAATATAGAACTCATTATCGATCAG CAAGAAAATATGACCTCCAAAAACCGCAAGGCCTTTGCTTCAATGGACTTTGATACGGAACTAGGAGGGCAGTTTATATTCTCAGACCATGACAGCGC AGCTGAAGATGAAGAGGAACGACCTATGTTGATTCGCAGGACAACTATAGGGAATG GTCCCCCTGAATCAATACATGACTGGACCAAAGAGCATGATATCGGTCCACCCAATCAGATTGACCCCATTCAAGTTAGCTCCAAGAAGAATTGGCGCCTACTTAGATGCCAAAATG GACTACGCATCTTTGAAGAACTTCTGGAATTCGATTATCTT GCAAGAAGCTGTAGCAGAGCTATGCGAGCTGTTGGTGTTGTGGAAGCCACATGCGAAGCCATTTTTGGGCTGGTGATGAGCATGGATGTAACAAGATATGA GTGGGACTGCAGCTTTCGCTATGGTAGTTTAGTTGAAGAGGTTGACGGCCACACCGCTATACTGTATCATAAGTTGCAGTTGCACTGGTGCCCAAT GTTAGTATGGCCTCGAGACCTATGTTATGTTCGCTATTGGCGGCGTAATGACGATGGAAGTTACG TTGTGCTGTTTCGATCTACAGAGCATCCAAACTGTGGACGTCAAAAAGGATATGTGAGGGCTTTTATTGAAA GTGGAGGTTTCAAGATTTCTCCTCTCAAGTGTCGCAACGGAAGACCCCGCACTCAAGTTCAACACCTAATGCAGATTGATCTCAGGGGATGGCTCCTCAACTACTCTCCTTCCTTTCAGTATCATTCTTTGCTGCAGATACAAAACTGTGTAGCCG GCCTACGAGAATACTTCTCCCAAACAGACGAAACACATATAACTCCAAGGATTCCTGTGATGGAAAACATGGTTGACACATCTGCAGTACAGAAAGATGACAAGAAGAGTACCGAAGAAGTAGACTCCAAGACTAAAACACCAGATCGAGGACAAGCGGACAGTAAAAACATGGGAATCATTGATGAAGAAACAGACGAGGATGAGGACTATCAGGTTCCTGAAGCTAACATAGAG GAAGATCCTAACAAAGATGCTAAGCGTGCAG ACGAACCACCAGAAAAGATTGATCTATCATGCTTTTCGGGCATTCTTCGTTGCGATGCGGATGAGAAAAGCCGAAACTGTTGGACAGTACCTGACAGCAAGCTGTTTAAAGTCCGTAGCAAGAACTTCCCGCATGATAAATCAAAG ATACCTGCAGCGAGTTACCTGATGGAGCTTGCGGCCATTGACTGGTTTAAGGACAGCAAGCGTATGGATAACGTAGGCAGGCAGAAAGGCTGTGTAGCccag GTAGCTGCTGAGAAAGGGATGCATACATTTGTTGCCAACATACAG ATCCCTGGATCAACTCATTACAGCTTGGTGATGTACTTCGTGACAAAGTCGCTGAAGAAGGGATCACTGCTGCAGCGATTCTTCGATGGGGATGATGAGTTCCGCAATAGCAGGCTGAAGCTGATACCCTCTGTACCCAAG GGATCATGGATAGTGCGGCAGAGTGTAGGGAGCACGCCGTGCTTGCTGGGGAAGGCGGTGGATTGCAGCTACGTGCGTGGAGCCGGATACCTGGAGGTGGACGTCGACATTgggtcgtcggcggtggccaaCGGGGTGCTGGGTTTGGTGTTTGGTGTGGTGACGACGCTGGTGGTGGATATGGCGTTCCTAATACAGGCCAACACCTACGAGGAGCTCCCCGAGCAGGTCATCGGCGCCGCCCGTCTCGCTCACGTCGAACCCGCCGCCGCTATCGTCCCCCAGGACCTTACTCCCCCTCCTCCTGCCCTTGCCGACGACGACAACGCCGCTGCTTCTTCCTCCGAGGATGATCATTTGTCCAAGAAAACCAACTAA
- the LOC127762708 gene encoding ruBisCO large subunit-binding protein subunit beta, chloroplastic-like — protein sequence MASAFGSTSACGIKITPTAFATKKHLCLVPPPVVSLPRKNRPQRKCNFRVNAAKELYFNKDGLAIKKLQNGVNKLADLVGVTLGPKGRNVVLESKYGSPKIVNDGVTVAKEVELEDPVENIGAKLVRQAAAKTNDLAGDGTTTSVVLAQGMITEGVKVVAAGANPVQITRGIEKTAKALVSELQKMSKEVEDSELADVAAVSAGNNYEIGNMIAEAMNKVGRQGVVTLEEGKSAENNLYVVEGMQFDRGYISPYFVTDSEKMSVEYENCKLLLVDKKINNARDLITILEDAIRGGYPILIVTEDIEQEALATLVVNRLRGALKIAAIKAPGFGERKSQYLDDIATLTGGTVIREEVGLSLDKADRDVLGTAAKVVVTKDSTTIVGDGTTQDEVNKRVTQIKNQIEAAEQEYEKEKLNERIAKLSGGVAVIQVGAQTETELKEKKLRVEDALNATKAAVEEGIVVGGGCTLLRLASKVDAIIETLENDEQKVGAEIVRKSLSYPLKLIAKNAGVNGSVVTEKVLANDNFRYGYNAATGKYEDLMAAGIIDPTKVVRCCLEHAASVAKTFITSDAVVVDIKEPEKAAAAGNPMGGSGFGF from the exons ATGGCCTCAGCATTCGGGAGCACCTCAGCATGTGGCATCAAGATCACTCCTACCGCTTTTGCCACCAAGAAACATCTTTGCCTGGTTCCACCCCCAGTCGTTTCACTTCCCCGGAAAAATAGGCCTCAGAGGAAGTGTAATTTCAGAGTAAATGCTGCCAAAGAGTTATATTTCAACAAGGATGGGTTGGCTATCAAGAAGCTGCAA AATGGAGTCAATAAGCTTGCTGATCTCGTTGGAGTCACCCTTGGTCCAAAAGGACGGAATGTTGTCCTTGAGAGCAAGTATGGATCACCTAAAATTGTCAATGATGGTGTTACCGTTGCAAAGGAG GTTGAGCTGGAGGACCCTGTTGAAAATATTGGAGCCAAATTAGTCCGGCAAGCTGCAGCCAAGACAAATGATTTGGCTGGTGATGGGACAACGACTTCTGTTGTCCTTGCTCAAGGGATGATCACAGAGGGTGTTAAG GTTGTGGCTGCTGGTGCTAATCCAGTACAGATTACCCGTGGTATAGAGAAAACGGCCAAAGCACTTGTGAGTGAACTCCAAAAAATGTCCAAGGAG GTTGAAGACAGCGAACTTGCTGATGTTGCTGCGGTAAGTGCTGGAAATAACTACGAAATTGGCAACATGATAGCTGAAGCTATGAACAAGGTTGGCCGACAGGGGGTGGTCACACTTGAAGAAGGAAAGAGTGCTGAAAATAATCTCTATGTTGTTGAGGGAATGCAATTTGATCGCGGCTATATTTCTCCCTACTTTGTAACTGACAGTGAAAAAATGTCAGTGGAGTATGAGAATTGCAAG CTGCTCCTTGTGGACAAGAAAATCAACAATGCCAGAGATCTTATAACAATTCTGGAGGATGCTATTAGGGGTGGGTACCCAATCCTAATAGTTACGGAGGATATTGAGCAGGAAGCTCTTGCAACTCTTGTGGTCAACAGGCTTAGGGGTGCATTGAAGATTGCTGCTATTAAAGCTCCTGGTTTTGGAGAACGCAAGAGTCAATACCTTGATGATATTGCTACTCTTACTGGAG GTACTGTCATCAGGGAAGAAGTTGGCTTGTCCCTAGACAAAGCTGATAGAGATGTTCTAGGAACGGCCGCCAAGGTTGTAGTTACCAAGGATTCAACAACAATAGTTGGGGATGGTACTACCCAGGACGAAGTAAACAAAAGGGTGACACAAATCAAGAACCAGATTGAG GCTGCTGAACAGGAATATGAGAAAGAAAAACTGAATGAGAGAATAGCTAAGCTCTCTGGTGGTGTTGCTGTCATCCAG GTAGGAGCACAGACAGAAACTGAGCTTAAGGAAAAGAAACTGAGGGTTGAAGATGCACTGAATGCAACCAAG GCGGCTGTTGAGGAAGGTATTGTTGTTGGAGGTGGCTGTACGCTTTTGCGGCTTGCATCAAAAGTTGATGCCATTATAGAAACACTTGAGAATGATGAACAGAAG GTTGGGGCTGAAATCGTAAGGAAGTCCTTGAGCTACCCACTTaaattaatagcaaaaaatgCTGGTGTTAACGGCAGTGTTGTTACTGAGAAG GTCCTTGCCAATGATAACTTCAGGTATGGTTACAATGCCGCTACAGGAAAATATGAGGATTTGATGGCTGCTGGTATTATTGATCCCACCAAG GTGGTGAGATGTTGCTTGGAGCATGCTGCGTCGGTGGCGAAAACATTCATCACATCAGATGCTGTTGTGGTAGACATCAAGGAGCCTGAGAAAGCAGCTGCTGCTGGGAACCCAATGGGTGGATCAG GTTTTGGATTTTAG
- the LOC127762713 gene encoding uncharacterized protein LOC127762713 has product MSLSSYLTCNLVTRQRQRGGVEEDEYDGRRQPQTATCCTALQRGVTADGLLAQPRYAPVRTPQSALLLLDPPPPAPMTPTSSSSNSNHDDDDEKKKKQPMLQQQKQVRKCKSTVEEASASQLMECKGGGPPPRLRRSGGVRRDWSFEDLRANNTAA; this is encoded by the coding sequence ATGAGCCTTTCGTCGTACCTGACGTGCAACCTGGTGACCCGGCAACGGCAACGAGGTGGCGTGGAAGAAGACGAGTACGATGGGCGGCGTCAGCCGCAGACGGCCACCTGCTGCACCGCCCTGCAACGAGGTGTCACCGCTGACGGACTCCTCGCGCAGCCGCGCTACGCCCCGGTCAGGACGCCCCAATCCGCATTGCTGCTGCTcgatccaccaccaccggcgcccaTGACGCCCACGTCGTCGTCCAGCAACAGcaaccacgacgacgacgacgaaaagaagaagaagcagccgatgctgcagcagcagaagcaggtGCGCAAGTGCAAAtcgacggtggaggaggcgtCGGCGTCGCAGCTGATGGAATGTAAAGGCGGcggccctcctcctcgtctccgtcgcagcggcggcgtccgccGTGACTGGAGCTTCGAGGACCTCCGCGCCAACAACACCGCCgcctaa